In Aspergillus nidulans FGSC A4 chromosome IV, a single window of DNA contains:
- a CDS encoding putative MFS drug transporter (transcript_id=CADANIAT00000353) — protein sequence MTTPAHQEPNDPSTVSVTASSPAPSHHVFNEQTNYVPKRTIITIFLACSTVDLIALMDQTTLAASLSIIGNALHASDKAAWISGGYFVTSTCFQLLYGRLSDIWSRKSVLFVGLAIFFIGSLASSLAQSGTQLIVFRAFTGVGGGGLMTVAQMIVSDVVPLRERGKYQGILGAVVAIANGIGPVIGGALSSVSADGWRWIFRLNLPLTAITTLSVFFFMPLRKVQGDWRVKLKAIDFVGGGLALAGTAVLLLGLTWGGGEYPWQSSHVIATIVVGFAVCVLFMLWQWKGAAYPLVPVHIFKSGIVNGACLTMFINGWNFLVQVYYIPSFYQLVFGYSAVRAGAMLLPITLMQTASSTLSGLVVHWIGRYRECILFGWMIWAVGLGLFSTLDEHSGVGKQIGYGILTGVGVGNTLQPALIAIQAGVERRDMAVVTSFRNFVRNLGGTLGLAIAQTIINNLILSSLSPVHLSPSEQKSFLASPTAYISTLPETEATHIRSLLIPAYKRGFRIIFIIGAALAALAFGIAFALMRQVGLEKGDDEKLKEEGRRRVELEKGMKGDAEKEGGDVHVDSNDEGRRE from the exons ATGACTACTCCAGCGCACCAGGAGCCCAACGACCCTAGCACCGTCTCAGTTACGgcctcttctccagctccttcgcATCATGTCTTCAATGAGCAGACTAATTATGTCCCAAAAAGGACAATCATCACC ATATTCCTTGCCTGCTCAACCGTCGACCTCATAGCCCTAATGGACCAGACCACCCTAGCGGCCAGTTTGTCCATCATTGGCAACGCCTTGCACGCCAGTGACAAGGCCGCCTGGATATCAGGCGGGTATTTTGT AACATCAACctgcttccagctcctctATGGTCGTCTGTCGGATATCTGGTCTCGTAAATCggtcctcttcgtcggactggcgatcttcttcatcggctcTCTCGCGTCGTCCCTAGCCCAATCTGGAACCCAgctcatcgtcttccgcGCCTTCACTGGCGTGGGTGGCGGAGGCCTGATGACGGTTGCGCAGATGATTGTAAGTGATGTCGTGCCCCTTCGAGAACGAGGGAAATACCAAGGGATCCTTGGTGCGGTCGTCGCCATTGCAAATGGTATTGGACCCGTCATTGGCGGCGCGCTGTCTTCAGTCTCAGCCGacggctggcgctggattTTCCGCCTGAATCTCCCGCTCACAGCCATCACGACTCTGTCCGTGTTCTTTTTCATGCCTCTGCGCAAAGTCCAGGGTGATTGGCGGGTCAAGCTCAAAGCGATAGACTTTGTTGGCGGCGGGCTGGCGCTCGCCGGTACGGCGGTGCTACTGCTTGGCCTGACCTGGGGTGGTGGAGAGTATCCGTGGCAATCGTCGCATGTCATTGCAACCATTGTCGTCGGTTTTGCCGTCTGCGTTCTTTTCATGTTATGGCAGTGGAAGGGCGCAGCGTACCCGCTCGTCCCAGTGCACATCTTCAAATCGGGTATCGTGAACGGCGCCTGTCTGACCATGTTCATCAACGGGTGGAACTTCCTCGTGCAGGTGTACTACATCCCGAGCTTTTACCAGCTGGTCTTTGGATATAGCGCTGTCAGGGCAGGCGCTATGCTTCTGCCGATTACTTTGATGCAGA CTGCAAGCAGCACCCTCTCGGGCCTCGTCGTCCACTGGATCGGACGGTACAGGGAGTGCATCCTCTTCGGATGGATGATCTGGGCTGTGGGACTTGGTCTGTTTTCCACATTAGATGAGCACTCGGGCGTAGGAAAGCAGATCGGGTATGGGATCTTGACGGGTGTGGGCGTTGGGAATACTTTGCAGCC GGCCCTTATAGCCATTCAAGCCGGTGTCGAGAGACGCGATATGGCTGTCGTTACCTCTTTCAGAAA CTTCGTCCGAAATCTGGGGGGAACACTCGGTCTCGCAATAGCCCAGACAATCATAAACAACCTCATCCTAAGCTCCCTATCGCCAGTCCATCTCTCTCCTTCCGAGCAGAAGTCCTTCCTCGCAAGCCCAACTGCCTATATATCTACTCTTCCCGAGACCGAAGCCACACATATTCGGAGTCTCCTGATACCAGCCTACAAACGCGGCTTCCGGATCATTTTCATTATTGGGGCTGCGCTTGCGGCGTTGGCATTTGGTATCGCGTTCGCGCTTATGAGGCAGGTTGGAttggagaagggagatgatgagaagcttaaggaggaggggagaagaagggtggAATTGGAAAAGGGGATGAAGGGGGATGCGGAAAAGGAGGGTGGAGATGTTCACGTTGATAGCAATGACGAGGGGAGGCGCGAGTAG
- a CDS encoding putative protein kinase (transcript_id=CADANIAT00000350), translated as MASILRTLRSNLQRTRLSFRDRSTVAHIARESPIEEETLPHYKASHFYPVKIGDVYHTRYEVVGKLGYGAYSTSWLCRDLQCATPVQSILRRALTSRELRAQKYAAMKVSASLPDYPTATDREFKVYKHLATVDSSHLGQSLIRELYDSFDLQGPGGSTHRCLVLQPMTMTLLEMMRMNPRPFDLPLLKMTVKRLLLALDFLHAKAGVIHTGLIPQDLKTDNLMLSLDDTSMLADFATAESENPSPRKVIDKSRIIYCSRRFRRPTGRRNYGLPVLCDFGEARIGKTQESGPFVQPHIYRAPEVIFEMPWGSAIDIWNLAGLIWDLFEGQHLFGDIFDSRGGHDPFRHLALMVALIGPPSTEFVRRSETTVQCFDLNGDWIAHQGAPVPSVSLESLETRLTGEEKGQFLAFIKSMLKWMPEERKTAKQLLEHPFLL; from the exons ATGGCGTCTATCCTGCGAACTCTAAGGAGTAACCTCCAGCGAACGCGACTGTCTTTCAGAGACCGCTCTACTGTTGCGCATATCGCCAGAGAAAGCCCAATCGAGGAAGAAACGTTACCACATTACAAAGCATCGCATTTCTATCCGGTAAAGATCGGTGATGTGTATCACACCAGATACGAAGTCGTAGGGAAGCTTGGGTATGGGGCATATTCAACCAGCTGGCTCTGCCGGGATCTCCAGTGCGCCACCCCAGTTCAATCGATTCTAAGAAGAGCTTTGACAAGTCGTGAGTTAAGAGCACAGAAATACGCGGCAATGAAGGTGTCAGCCTCTTTGCCAGACTATCCAACTGCGACGGATCGCGAATTCAAAGTCTATAAACACCTAGCAACAGTTGACTCTTCTCATCTGGGCCAGTCCTTAATCCGCGAGCTCTATGATTCATTCGACCTCCAGGGTCCTGGAGGCAGCACGCATCGTTGCCTTGTATTGCAGCCGATGACTATGACACTCCTCGAGATGATGAGAATGAACCCGCGGCCGTTCGACCTGCCTCTGCTGAAAATGACCGTCAAGCGGCTTTTACTGGCGCTTGATTTCTTACACGCGAAAGCCGGGGTGATTCATACCG GACTGATTCCGCAAGATCTAAAGACCGATAATTTGATGCTCAGCCTAGATGATACCTCCATGCTAGCGGATTTTGCAACCGCGGAGTCTGAAAATCCCAGTCCTCGGAAGGTGATTGATAAGTCACGTATTATTTATTGCAGCCGAAGGTTTCGAAGACCTACGGGACGCAGGAACTACGGCCTTCCTGTTCTATGTGACTTTGGTGAGGCAAGGATAGGCAAAACGCAGGAGTCGGGGCCTTTCGTCCAACCGCACATATACCGAGCGCCGGAAGTCATCTTCGAAATGCCCTGGGGAAGCGCTATCGATATCTGGAACCTTGCCGGCCTT ATCTGGGATCTGTTTGAAGGACAGCATCTATTTGGAGATATATTCGACTCCAGAGGTGGCCATGACCCGTTCAGGCATCTAGCGCTTATGGTAGCCTTGATTGGGCCCCCGTCTACTGAATTCGTGCGGCGTAGCGAGACGACGGTGCAGTGTTTTGACTTGAACG GTGACTGGATTGCTCATCAAGGAGCGCCTGTTCCCTCTGTTTCGCTTGAAAGCCTAGAAACACGGCTTACtggcgaggagaaagggcaATTTCTGGCATTCATTAAATCGATGTTGAAATGGATGCCAGAGGAGCGCAAGACAGCCAAACAGCTGCTTGAACATCCGTTCTTGCTCTAG
- a CDS encoding putative cysteine synthase B (transcript_id=CADANIAT00000352) — protein MANLNGLNVYFGQDSLKKYFNPDEQPPLPLVELPEYLNPYYQDGVRIYAKMMTMHPANNVKAMPAMNMLESNVVPGKTKTIIEYSSGSTVISMSMIARVMHGIGDTRAYLSNKTSDAKLKLMQFFGLNISLFGGPSQPEPYDERGGIQSARRMATESDEILNPNQYENDKNWQSHIRWTGPQIFKQLPEITVLCAGMGTSGTMTGLGTYFKQVKPTVLRLGVCTAPGDRVPGPRSFALMKPVEFPWKEAVDVIEEVNSYDSFSLSLDLCREGIVCGPSSGFNLQGLFQMLEKRKKEGTLSELAGPDGVTHCVFLCCDLPYQYIGEYFSRLGEDKFHPIKNENLARVDLYRYDESWERSPIVLFTHFYSSPTSHNLMDNLTLRPNTCVLDIRTAPDFAQWHLPGSVNYPLKSLTSHTPKPFSNPAVLEAQWLELESLLNKESVLSKLGNQHVLVICYHGDTARVATSVLRAQGIQADSLRGGYQALRDQGLWGDGGVEEIANRNGTGEKLPPAVSVAPIELTH, from the exons ATGGCTAACTTGAACGGGCTTAACGTCTACTTCGGTCAAGACTCTCTGAAGAAGTACTTCAATCCTGACGAGCAGCCTCCTTTGCCGCTGGTTGAGCTACCCGAGTATCTCAACCCTTACTATCAAGATGGCGTACGCATCTATGcaaagatgatgacgatgcaTCCTGCAAATAACGTCAAGGCGATGCCTG CAATGAACATGCTCGAATCCAACGTCGTTCCCGGCAAAACCAAGACTATCATCGAGTACAGTTCCGGCTCGACTGTGATTTCGATGTCGATGATCGCCCGGGTCATGCACGGTATCGGCGATACGCGCGCCTACCTCAGCAACAAGACCAGCGACGCTAAACTCAAGCTGATGCAGTTCTTCGGGCTGAATATCAGCCTCTTCGGCGGGCCGTCCCAGCCGGAACCCTACGACGAGCGCGGCGGGATCCAGAGCGCACGACGAATGGCTACAGAGTCCGACGAGATCCTGAATCCTAACCAGTACGAAAACGACAAGAACTGGCAGAGCCATATCCGCTGGACCGGGCCGCAGATCTTCAAGCAGCTGCCCGAGATCACTGTTCTCTGTGCTGGCATGGGGACATCAGGGACCATGACCGGGCTGGGGACGTACTTCAAACAGGTCAAGCCGACTGTGCTGCGGCTGGGAGTCTGCACGGCACCCGGGGACCGGGTTCCCGGTCCCCGGTCGTTTGCGCTCATGAAGCCGGTCGAGTTTCCTTGGAAGGAGGCGGTCGATGTGATCGAGGAGGTGAATTCGTACGACTCGTTCTCGCTGTCGCTGGACCTCTGTCGCGAGGGCATCGTCTGTGGACCCAGTTCAGGCTTCAATCTGCAGGGTCTCTTCCAAATGCTcgagaagcggaagaaagAAGGCACCCTGTCTGAGCTGGCTGGACCAGACGGTGTGACGCACTGCGTCTTCCTCTGCTGCGATCTCCCGTATCAATACATTGGCGAGTACTTCAGCCGCCTTGGAGAGGACAAGTTCCACCCGATCAAGAACGAG AACCTGGCCCGAGTCGACCTCTACCGCTACGACGAAAGCTGGGAGCGGAGCCCGATCGTCCTGTTCACACACTTTTACTCCTCTCCGACCTCGCACAACCTCATGGACAATCTCACCCTCCGCCCCAACACCTGCGTCCTCGATATCCGCACCGCACCTGATTTTGCGCAATGGCACCTTCCTGGATCCGTCAATTACCCTCTTAAGTCCCTCACGAGTCACACCCCGAAACCCTTCTCGAACCCGGCCGTGCTGGAGGCACAATGGCTGGAGCTCGAGTCACTGTTGAACAAGGAAAGCGTTCTATCTAAGCTCGGCAACCAGCATGTTCTGGTGATTTGCTACCATGGCGACACTGCCCGCGTTGCGACGAGCGTGCTGAGAGCACAAGGCATCCAGGCTGATAGCTTGAGAGGGGGCTATCAGGCGCTGAGGGACCAGGGGCTTTGGGGAGACGGCGGCGTGGAAGAGATCGCGAATCGAAACGGGACTGGAGAAAAGTTACCGCCAGCAGTGTCGGTGGCACCGATCGAGCTGACGCACTGA
- a CDS encoding uncharacterized protein (transcript_id=CADANIAT00000351), which produces MNHMKIARHGSIDMDMEAHSGLPWLDSPVMLHSSRADMCKLTPEQCAYRRGHWRYWYEADHVYALNTVYFLCATVFVFAVAHLASRYAPARVRRSSLWQKGTAAGRFLSYRGFRIPGVGYWAGSAGVAALIAVGAVFFFAMTLGPRPYYWPNTDTVNFGGSPPIATRTGWMAVALLPFVLVLGTKANLVSALTGVPHERLQIFHHWTSYAMFVLALVHTFPFIVYNISKGQMVSEWKGSVVYWTGVVALVAQAYLTFMSLPTIRNRYYEFFKATHFLIALLFILFFFFHCDFRLTSWDYFIAAGSLYIFSLLTSLVRTHLINGRHTATLSVLPCGLLQLRIPTILSWKPGQHVFIRFTGIQSVGLHSLTSHPFTICSTAHDIQSLKRANEMVFYVKPKKGITGRLAKLASRKPGFTQTVLLEGPYGGIGMGALERSESVLIISGGSGGGFSLGILEAALKIFTESGCGCGAEKGERRRIQVVFACQRPDVAAWYRGEIELLLDLYGVKGSKYDLDIDVSIHVTSSMPSLRQDIETDIEKTLEPLPPSGPAEEPTQTETKTSTADDAINPVRSASTSSSHKTPVSCVPRTFSQGRPKLPSIVASTTDTGKHVAIYVCGPASMLHDVRNAAAAAQEGILTGKAGGQVYLHSESFSW; this is translated from the exons ATGAACCACATGAAGATAGCCAGACACGGCTCCATAGATATGGACATGGAAGCCCATTCCGGGCTGCCCTGGCTTGATAGCCCCGTCATGCTGCATTCGTCCCGGGCGGATATGTGCAAGTTAACGCCTGAGCAGTGTGCTTACCGACGGGGCCATTGGCGGTATTG GTATGAAGCAGACCATGTCTACGCCCTCAATACCGTCTACTTCCTCTGCGCTACGGTATTCGTGTTTGCCGTCGCTCATCTCGCGTCGAGATATGCGCCCGCGCGAGTACGGCGCAGCTCGCTTTGGCAGAAGGGAACCGCTGCTGGGCGGTTTCTCTCCTACAGGGGATTTCGGATCCCCGGCGTGGGATACTGGGCTGGCAGTGCAGGCGTTGCTGCACTGATAGCGGTGGGGGctgttttcttctttg CGATGACTCTCGGTCCTCGACCATACTACTGGCCAAACACCGATACGGTCAATTTCGGAGGCAGCCCGCCTATTGCGACCAGGACGGGGTGGATGGCTGTTGCGTTGTTGCCGTTTGTATT AGTCCTCGGGACCAAAGCGAATCTAGTTTCAGCTCTGACTGGCGTACCGCACGAGCGGCTTCAAATCTTCCACCACTGGACCAGCTACGCTATGTTCGTGCTGGCACTGGTGCATACCTTCCCGTTCATCGTGTACAACATATCCAAGGGCCAAATGGTCTCTGAGTGGAAGGGCAGTGTCGTCTACTGGACGGGTGTAGTTGCGCTGGTTGCGCAGGCTTATCTGACGTTCATGTCGCTGCCAACTATACG AAACCGTTACTACGAGTTCTTCAAAGCAACGCACTTCCTTATCGCGCTGCTATTCatcctgttcttcttcttccactgcgATTTCCGGTTAACCTCTTG GGACTATTTCATTGCCGCCGGCTCTTTGTATATATTCTCCCTGCTCACCTCCCTAGTCCGCACCCACCTCATCAACGGCCGACACACCGCGACCCTTTCCGTCCTCCCCTGCGGCCTATTGCAATTGAGAATCCCTACGATTCTCTCCTGGAAGCCGGGCCAGCATGTCTTCATCCGTTTCACGGGTATTCAAAGCGTAGGACTTCACAGTCTCACCTCCCACCCATTCACCATCTGCTCGACGGCGCACGATATCCAGTCCTTGAAGAGAGCGAATgagatggtcttctacgTTAAACCAAAGAAAGGCATCACTGGCCGTCTTGCCAAACTTGCGTCCAGGAAGCCGGGGTTCACCCAGACGGTGCTGCTCGAAGGGCCGTATGGCGGGATCGGGATGGGCGCACTGGAACGGTCAGAGAGTGTTCTTATCATCTCCGGCGGTTCCGGCGGTGGCTTCTCGCTTGGTATTCTCGAGGCTGCTCTAAAAATCTTCACGGAGTCAGGCTGTGGATGCGGAGCTGAAAAGGGtgaaaggaggaggatccaGGTGGTCTTTGCATGTCAGCGTCCAGATGTAGCAGCTTGGTACAGGGGTGAGATTGAGTTGTTGCTGGATCTTTATGGCGTCAAAGGGTCTAAATATGACCTTGACATCGATGTCTCTATCCACGTTACTTCGTCAATGCCATCGTTAAGGCAGGACATCGAAACCGACATCGAGAAGACCCTTGAGCCCCTCCCACCATCCGGCCCAGCAGAAGAACCCACACAAACAGAGACCAAAACATCAACAGCAGATGACGCGATCAACCCAGTTAGAtcagcctcaacctcttcctcacACAAAACCCCCGTCTCATGTGTACCCCGCACATTCTCACAAGGGCGTCCGAAGCTCCCCTCAATAGTTGCCAGCACGACCGACACCGGAAAGCATGTCGCTATCTATGTATGCGGTCCTGCTTCGATGTTACATGATGTGCGGAATGCAGCGGCTGCTGCACAGGAAGGAATCCTGACTGGTAAGGCGGGCGGCCAGGTGTACTTGCACTCGGAGAGTTTTTC GTGGTGA